One Saccharopolyspora erythraea NRRL 2338 genomic region harbors:
- a CDS encoding phospholipid scramblase-related protein, with translation MSAPPPPGWYPDQADPRYVRWWDGRQWTPHAQPAQPQPAAQQQPQPAAQPQPMAQPGPAAQPQQPGPPQPMPPQAPAAQPLAPGQPMPPGTPAPGQPVQQPGRPFQQGPHQSPMPQAEDSSSIELALGGTGDSASVQQQVQQRAGVGGHVGGGGGTLFTEPVLVVNQKAKLIEMANEYAVYDQTGRQIGSVVQTGQSGAQKALRLLTKLDSLMTVTLEIRDVAGQPVLRLTRPATMWKSTVHVQRPDGSPVGDIRMENVWGKVRFAFEAGGQRVGGIHAENLRAWDLRVLDRDEQQVGQISKTWQGLAKAAFTTADNYVLQIFRPLPEPLNSLVVASALTVDTVLGQAQR, from the coding sequence ATGAGCGCTCCGCCACCGCCCGGCTGGTACCCGGACCAGGCAGATCCGCGATACGTGCGCTGGTGGGACGGCAGGCAGTGGACGCCGCACGCGCAGCCCGCCCAGCCGCAACCCGCCGCGCAGCAACAGCCGCAGCCCGCCGCACAGCCCCAGCCCATGGCCCAGCCGGGGCCCGCAGCCCAGCCGCAGCAGCCGGGCCCGCCACAGCCGATGCCGCCGCAGGCACCGGCCGCGCAGCCGCTCGCGCCCGGCCAGCCCATGCCGCCCGGCACCCCCGCGCCGGGCCAGCCGGTCCAGCAGCCGGGCCGGCCCTTCCAGCAGGGACCGCACCAGTCACCGATGCCGCAGGCCGAGGACTCCTCGTCGATCGAGCTGGCGCTCGGCGGCACCGGCGACTCGGCTTCCGTCCAGCAGCAGGTGCAGCAGCGCGCCGGCGTCGGCGGCCACGTCGGCGGTGGCGGCGGGACCCTGTTCACCGAGCCGGTCCTGGTGGTCAACCAGAAGGCCAAACTGATCGAGATGGCCAACGAGTACGCCGTCTACGACCAGACCGGCCGCCAGATCGGGTCGGTCGTGCAGACCGGGCAGAGCGGTGCGCAGAAGGCGTTGCGGCTGCTGACGAAGCTCGACTCGCTGATGACGGTCACGCTGGAGATCCGGGACGTCGCCGGACAGCCGGTGCTGCGGCTGACCCGCCCGGCCACGATGTGGAAGTCCACCGTGCACGTCCAGCGCCCGGACGGCTCCCCTGTAGGCGACATCCGGATGGAGAACGTCTGGGGCAAGGTCCGGTTCGCCTTCGAGGCCGGCGGGCAGCGCGTCGGCGGCATCCACGCCGAGAACCTGCGCGCCTGGGACCTGCGCGTGCTCGACCGCGACGAGCAGCAGGTCGGGCAGATCAGCAAGACCTGGCAGGGGCTGGCCAAGGCCGCGTTCACGACGGCCGACAACTACGTCCTGCAGATCTTCCGTCCGCTGCCCGAGCCGCTGAACAGCCTCGTCGTCGCCTCCGCGCTGACTGTCGACACCGTTCTCGGCCAGGCGCAGCGCTGA